A window of the Bacillus sp. A301a_S52 genome harbors these coding sequences:
- a CDS encoding acetyltransferase, with product MNLIIVGYGGHSKVLTDIARRSKNVRVIGYLDDKFDEMTIDNGVFYAPLSFSLPLHLKFKDVKWLIGVGNNVIRKKLVKQLKLPREAYITLVHPTAEISPHATVGPGTVVMPHAVINADSTVGAHVIVNSGAIIEHDNIINDYVHLSPHATLTGNVEVKEGAHLGANATVIPGKTVGEWSVIGAGSTVIHSMPSFITAAGVPATVKEKAGEKIVKYNV from the coding sequence ATGAATCTGATCATTGTGGGTTACGGGGGGCATAGTAAAGTGTTAACTGACATTGCCCGACGGAGTAAAAATGTGCGAGTGATCGGTTATTTAGATGATAAATTTGATGAAATGACGATAGATAACGGTGTTTTTTATGCCCCGTTATCTTTTTCTCTTCCTTTACATCTGAAATTTAAAGACGTGAAATGGCTTATTGGAGTTGGCAATAATGTTATTCGAAAAAAATTAGTCAAACAGCTTAAACTACCGAGAGAGGCTTATATCACACTTGTGCATCCAACGGCAGAGATTAGTCCTCACGCGACAGTTGGCCCAGGTACTGTCGTCATGCCTCACGCCGTTATCAATGCAGATTCTACAGTAGGGGCCCATGTCATCGTTAACAGCGGGGCTATTATTGAGCATGACAATATTATTAATGATTATGTGCATTTGTCCCCACATGCTACGTTAACAGGCAATGTAGAAGTAAAGGAAGGAGCACATCTAGGAGCAAACGCTACAGTCATTCCTGGGAAAACAGTGGGTGAATGGTCGGTCATTGGTGCAGGCTCCACGGTCATTCATTCTATGCCATCATTTATAACAGCAGCTGGCGTTCCAGCCACAGTAAAAGAGAAAGCAGGTGAGAAAATTGTTAAATACAACGTCTAA
- a CDS encoding helix-turn-helix transcriptional regulator translates to MIGHNIIALRKRKGITLTELAERANISKSNLSNIERNINQNPSIKVLEKLASVLGEDLMTLLGIEAGQDTDHVPEEDWVEFVMRIKKQGVTKEQLEEYNKVIEFIEWQTKHSKSAQ, encoded by the coding sequence ATGATTGGACATAACATTATTGCTTTGCGAAAGCGAAAAGGAATTACGTTAACAGAATTAGCTGAACGTGCTAACATTTCTAAATCTAATCTAAGTAACATTGAAAGAAATATTAATCAGAACCCGTCTATCAAAGTTTTAGAGAAATTAGCTTCGGTACTAGGTGAAGATTTAATGACGCTCCTTGGCATTGAAGCGGGCCAAGACACGGACCACGTACCAGAAGAAGATTGGGTTGAATTTGTTATGCGTATTAAAAAGCAAGGTGTGACGAAAGAACAATTAGAAGAATATAACAAGGTGATTGAATTTATTGAATGGCAGACGAAGCATTCCAAATCTGCTCAGTAA
- a CDS encoding glycosyltransferase family 2 protein, translating into MQPLVSIIVPVYKVESYLNQCLDSLLNQTYSNLEIIVVNDGSPDKSAEIAESYADIDPRVHVYHKENGGLSDARNFGLPHISGEFTMFVDSDDWVGTQLVERLVTLLIENEAEAAQAAFYYAYDEQLLYDNRYYNQSSATITLSNADLMEALVKNEIVKNFAWGKLYKTELVKKTPFVKGVLFEDVYWAHHVMSQVTNYVICHEPLYYYRQRADSIVKNYSIRNLDIIEGLKQRHFFLKENYPALLNESSKLLLKTTLQHYRILFSLKSDPVYKQEKDKMKQYILENRSLFKTSVKGDKQLSRDLHLFIINPLLYIINLAVRKLLRPFTKPVNKPLQSISLQGSQKE; encoded by the coding sequence GTGCAACCTTTAGTGAGTATCATCGTTCCCGTCTACAAAGTAGAAAGTTACCTTAATCAATGCTTGGATAGTCTATTAAATCAAACCTACTCTAATCTTGAAATAATTGTCGTTAATGATGGTTCTCCAGACAAAAGTGCTGAAATCGCTGAATCATATGCTGATATCGATCCACGGGTCCATGTTTATCATAAAGAAAATGGCGGTTTGTCCGATGCAAGAAATTTTGGATTACCACATATATCAGGTGAATTTACCATGTTTGTGGATAGCGATGATTGGGTGGGTACTCAGTTAGTTGAAAGGTTAGTTACCCTTTTAATAGAGAACGAGGCAGAAGCAGCACAAGCTGCTTTTTATTATGCTTATGATGAGCAATTATTGTACGATAACCGTTACTACAATCAATCGTCTGCAACGATTACTTTATCAAATGCTGATTTAATGGAGGCACTCGTAAAAAATGAGATAGTTAAAAACTTTGCATGGGGAAAGTTATACAAAACCGAACTTGTTAAAAAGACGCCTTTCGTGAAAGGGGTCTTATTTGAAGATGTGTACTGGGCACATCATGTTATGAGTCAGGTGACGAACTATGTCATATGTCATGAACCACTTTATTATTATCGACAGCGAGCAGATAGTATCGTTAAAAATTATTCTATAAGAAATCTTGACATCATTGAAGGTCTTAAACAACGCCACTTTTTTCTTAAAGAAAATTATCCGGCACTCTTAAATGAATCAAGTAAATTATTATTAAAGACAACACTTCAACATTATCGCATTCTATTTTCATTAAAGTCGGATCCTGTTTACAAACAGGAGAAGGATAAAATGAAACAGTACATTTTAGAGAATCGTTCGTTATTTAAAACATCTGTAAAAGGTGACAAGCAGTTATCAAGAGATTTGCACCTATTTATTATTAACCCTTTATTATATATCATTAATCTCGCAGTAAGAAAACTGCTTAGACCATTTACTAAACCGGTGAATAAGCCGCTGCAATCTATCAGTTTGCAAGGGAGTCAAAAAGAATGA
- a CDS encoding NAD(P)-dependent oxidoreductase encodes MTDSVKIGVSGTGFIAKGLISLLASTDDMKVVSILTRRPIETVEDIPERQALTNDIETFLKNADLIVECSGDVIHGSEVIDHAFKMNLPVVTMNSELQVTTGSYFAKRGFITEAEGDQPGCLAALHENAVSMGFKPLVYGNIKGFMNLNPSPEDMRYWSKTKGISLPMVTSFTDGTKVQIEQALVANGLHAGILADGLTGETVENIEIGGLSLAEKTEFHGKPISDFVVCRQGPPGVFITARHDGNQKEALSYLKLGEGPYYTLSTSFHLCHLEIIKTIRRVVDGKGILLNNTAHPSVSVKAVAKRDLVAGEKISQGIGSFTVRGEACSIEDNPDHLPIGLLSQAVIEKPVKAGETLTFSNVSIPESFALNAWKDIIKDTRPVFS; translated from the coding sequence ATGACTGATTCAGTAAAAATTGGTGTGTCCGGAACAGGTTTTATAGCGAAGGGACTCATATCGTTATTGGCCTCTACTGATGATATGAAAGTAGTTAGTATCTTAACGCGTCGTCCCATTGAGACTGTTGAAGACATTCCAGAGCGACAGGCTTTAACGAATGACATAGAGACGTTCTTAAAAAACGCCGACTTAATTGTTGAATGCAGTGGCGATGTGATTCATGGTTCTGAGGTCATTGACCACGCCTTTAAGATGAATTTACCTGTCGTCACGATGAACTCAGAGTTACAAGTGACAACGGGCTCTTATTTTGCTAAACGGGGATTTATTACGGAAGCTGAAGGCGATCAACCAGGTTGTTTAGCAGCTCTGCATGAAAATGCCGTCTCGATGGGTTTTAAGCCGTTAGTTTACGGAAATATTAAAGGCTTTATGAATTTAAATCCAAGTCCTGAGGATATGAGGTATTGGTCTAAGACAAAAGGAATTAGCTTGCCGATGGTCACATCATTTACTGACGGTACTAAAGTACAAATTGAACAAGCTTTAGTGGCAAATGGCTTGCATGCAGGCATTTTAGCTGATGGCCTGACAGGAGAGACAGTAGAAAATATAGAGATTGGCGGCTTATCTTTAGCTGAAAAAACAGAATTTCACGGGAAGCCAATTAGTGATTTTGTTGTGTGCAGACAAGGACCACCTGGGGTATTCATTACAGCTAGACACGACGGTAATCAAAAAGAAGCATTATCGTACTTAAAGTTAGGTGAAGGCCCTTATTATACGCTGTCAACCTCTTTTCATTTATGTCATCTAGAAATCATTAAAACGATTAGACGTGTAGTGGACGGTAAAGGGATTCTATTAAATAATACAGCTCATCCAAGTGTGAGTGTGAAAGCTGTCGCTAAACGGGATTTAGTTGCTGGAGAAAAGATTTCACAGGGGATCGGAAGTTTTACTGTTAGAGGAGAAGCTTGTAGCATAGAAGACAACCCTGATCACTTACCGATCGGTTTGCTTTCTCAAGCGGTTATTGAAAAACCAGTTAAAGCTGGCGAGACACTTACTTTTTCAAATGTCTCTATTCCAGAAAGTTTTGCATTAAATGCTTGGAAGGACATCATAAAGGACACACGTCCTGTGTTTTCTTAA
- a CDS encoding glycosyltransferase has translation MKKVLLASFDMEVGGVERSLIHLLNHFNLQAVELELFLYRHAGDFLNMLPDHIVLLPEVKEYTSFRKSIKTVMQEKQFRLAISRLKAKMVAEAIGKKHNYSEPGYVQMQLMWQYALNYLPSVEKTYDVAISYLWPHYFVADKVTAKKKIAWIHTDFSTVETDEVADETMWNKFDHIMAVSEACKEAFLTKYPRLNKKVIVMENLQSPTFIKQQALMEEPELMIEDSRFKLVTVARLSHAKGIDMAVEAMVLLKEKGHTDIVWYIVGYGGDESMLRDKIAQHDLHDHIILLGKKTNPYPYMQAADLYVQPSRYEGKAVTVGEAQILGKPVLITAYPTSASQVTHGKDGWVCELSAEGIAKDILALKADPVLREALSTACLESDYSNVQELEKLYKVL, from the coding sequence TTGAAAAAAGTTTTGCTCGCCTCTTTTGATATGGAAGTAGGCGGTGTGGAGAGAAGCTTAATTCATTTATTAAACCATTTTAACTTACAAGCTGTGGAACTGGAACTATTTTTGTATCGGCATGCAGGCGATTTTTTAAATATGCTACCTGATCATATTGTATTACTTCCTGAAGTTAAAGAATATACGAGCTTTAGAAAGTCGATTAAAACAGTTATGCAAGAAAAACAATTCAGGCTAGCTATTTCAAGGCTAAAAGCAAAAATGGTGGCAGAGGCTATTGGTAAAAAGCATAATTATTCAGAGCCTGGATACGTTCAAATGCAGCTGATGTGGCAATATGCACTTAACTATTTGCCATCAGTGGAAAAGACTTACGATGTGGCGATTAGTTATCTTTGGCCGCACTATTTTGTAGCAGATAAAGTTACTGCTAAAAAGAAGATTGCATGGATTCATACTGACTTTTCTACTGTCGAAACAGACGAAGTAGCTGACGAAACTATGTGGAATAAGTTCGATCATATTATGGCGGTGTCTGAAGCCTGCAAAGAGGCATTTTTAACAAAATACCCTCGTCTAAACAAGAAAGTTATTGTGATGGAAAACTTGCAGTCTCCAACATTCATAAAACAACAGGCACTGATGGAAGAGCCCGAGCTTATGATAGAAGATAGTCGTTTTAAATTAGTGACCGTTGCTCGTCTTTCTCATGCTAAAGGCATTGATATGGCGGTTGAGGCTATGGTACTACTAAAAGAAAAAGGTCATACAGATATCGTTTGGTATATTGTCGGTTATGGGGGAGATGAAAGCATGTTACGAGATAAAATTGCTCAGCATGACTTACATGATCACATCATACTCCTAGGTAAAAAAACAAACCCTTATCCCTATATGCAGGCCGCTGATCTGTATGTTCAACCTTCGCGTTATGAAGGTAAAGCTGTGACTGTTGGAGAAGCGCAAATATTAGGGAAGCCCGTTCTCATTACGGCATATCCAACATCAGCGAGCCAAGTAACACACGGTAAAGATGGCTGGGTTTGTGAACTGTCGGCAGAAGGGATTGCTAAAGATATTCTCGCATTAAAAGCAGATCCGGTGTTAAGAGAAGCTTTATCAACAGCTTGTTTAGAATCAGATTATTCAAACGTACAGGAATTAGAAAAACTTTATAAGGTTTTATGA
- a CDS encoding adenylyltransferase/cytidyltransferase family protein produces MKPLIIGYTTGVFDLFHIGHLNILKRAKEHCDYLIVGVSTDELVQSYKNKTPVIPFHERIAIVDSIQYVDKVIAQEHRDKYKTWEELQYDVMFVGDDWKGSPLFDDLEAKFQKVGVNIIYFPYTGGVSSTLVKEKLLT; encoded by the coding sequence TTGAAACCATTAATAATAGGTTATACTACTGGCGTCTTTGATTTGTTCCACATCGGCCACTTAAATATTTTAAAACGTGCCAAAGAACATTGTGATTATTTGATTGTAGGTGTCAGCACTGACGAACTCGTTCAATCATACAAAAATAAGACACCTGTTATCCCTTTTCATGAACGAATAGCGATTGTTGATTCCATTCAATATGTTGATAAAGTCATTGCCCAAGAACACCGAGATAAATATAAAACATGGGAAGAACTTCAATATGACGTTATGTTCGTAGGAGATGACTGGAAAGGTTCGCCATTGTTCGATGATCTTGAAGCAAAATTTCAAAAGGTAGGAGTTAATATTATTTATTTTCCTTATACTGGTGGCGTTTCTTCTACTCTTGTAAAAGAAAAGCTACTTACGTAA
- a CDS encoding CDP-glycerol glycerophosphotransferase family protein — MKELIKRAILHFLMTFFSVFKVKKSKLLFMSYYGGQYSCNPKYITEYLLNHDLHKKFEIVWVLNKPEQDRNKPFFRTVKAMSLRYFYHLATAQVVVTNHRLPNHFKKKDDQYYIQTWHSSLRLKQIEKDAGKALPDNYIELAKHDSHMCNLLLSGCAKSTEIFKRSFWYEGEILESGTPRNDILVSPQRDLVNRVKLKLNLSLDRKILLFAPTFRNKQKTTPLEFDGERMLTTLKQAFGGEWVLLVKLHPHLTETYRHTDFSENVRNVTAYEDTQELLACADILITDYSSLMFDFAITKRPCFLYTPDIEQYTANERKLYFQLNDLPFPSAITEDALLTQFEDFNKQDYLEKLSTFLLTTGSFEQGKASETVVERIHQICS; from the coding sequence ATGAAAGAATTAATAAAAAGAGCCATCTTGCATTTTTTAATGACGTTCTTTTCGGTTTTTAAAGTAAAAAAGTCCAAGCTATTATTTATGAGTTATTACGGTGGCCAGTACAGTTGCAACCCGAAATATATAACGGAATATTTACTGAATCATGACCTTCACAAAAAGTTTGAGATTGTATGGGTATTAAATAAGCCGGAGCAAGATCGTAACAAGCCGTTTTTTCGCACGGTAAAAGCCATGTCATTACGCTATTTTTACCATTTGGCTACGGCACAAGTGGTCGTAACGAACCACCGTCTTCCAAATCATTTTAAAAAGAAAGACGACCAGTACTATATCCAAACTTGGCACAGTTCATTGCGTTTAAAGCAGATTGAAAAAGATGCTGGCAAAGCACTACCCGATAATTATATTGAGCTTGCCAAACATGATTCTCATATGTGTAATTTATTACTCTCGGGATGTGCAAAGAGTACGGAAATTTTTAAACGAAGTTTTTGGTATGAGGGAGAAATTCTTGAATCAGGAACCCCGAGAAACGACATACTTGTCTCACCTCAGAGAGACTTAGTTAACCGTGTGAAATTAAAGTTAAACCTTTCATTAGATAGGAAGATTCTTTTATTTGCACCCACTTTTCGTAATAAGCAAAAGACAACACCGTTAGAATTTGATGGAGAGCGAATGCTTACCACATTAAAGCAAGCCTTTGGTGGTGAGTGGGTGTTATTAGTGAAACTTCATCCGCATTTAACTGAAACATATCGTCACACGGACTTTTCAGAAAATGTTAGAAACGTAACAGCTTATGAAGATACTCAAGAACTACTAGCTTGTGCAGATATTTTAATAACGGATTATTCTTCGTTAATGTTTGACTTTGCTATTACAAAGCGGCCTTGTTTTTTATATACACCAGATATTGAGCAATACACAGCGAATGAGAGAAAGCTCTACTTTCAATTAAATGATTTACCGTTCCCATCGGCAATTACCGAGGACGCGCTATTAACACAATTTGAGGACTTTAATAAACAGGACTACTTGGAAAAGCTGTCAACATTCTTGCTTACTACAGGTAGTTTTGAACAAGGAAAAGCATCAGAAACAGTCGTTGAACGTATACATCAGATTTGCAGCTAA
- a CDS encoding EpsG family protein, whose protein sequence is MGILWLNLAAVFGLSFSARYFAKPIPDFEQRSGRVPVQPNIVLAFLALACLVAVSGLRSNIGDTYFYRHAFETNDFTWEIIKEGKDQGFGVLQMLLKNVTDDGQVLIFIMSFFTLTLIVGVLYKYSRVFELSLYVFIASGMFLVSMNGMRQYLAAAIIFAGTKFLLEGNFFKYAALVLLASTFHQSAIILLPVYFVVRREAWSWSSLAFIFVGTGAAFGYEYFSEMFFSAISDTQYGGYSEFEEGGANIVRVAVAASPLVLAYFGRARLRELFPKSDYLVNLALLGTVFMLISTQNWIFARFAIYFELFNLILLSWVIKVFSEKDQTFIYYIIVVLYLGYFVYEYIITLNIDYRSQYIPLFQD, encoded by the coding sequence ATGGGAATATTATGGTTAAATCTAGCAGCCGTTTTTGGGTTATCATTTTCTGCAAGGTATTTTGCAAAACCAATTCCAGATTTTGAACAAAGGTCTGGGAGAGTCCCGGTCCAGCCGAATATCGTGTTGGCCTTTCTAGCATTAGCTTGCCTTGTAGCGGTTTCAGGACTTAGAAGTAATATTGGTGACACGTATTTTTACCGTCATGCTTTTGAGACGAATGACTTTACATGGGAAATTATTAAGGAAGGAAAGGATCAAGGGTTTGGTGTCTTGCAGATGCTATTAAAAAACGTCACTGATGACGGCCAAGTTTTGATCTTTATTATGTCTTTCTTCACATTAACGTTAATCGTTGGTGTGTTATATAAATACTCAAGGGTATTTGAATTAAGTTTATATGTGTTTATCGCATCTGGTATGTTTCTAGTATCGATGAACGGCATGAGGCAATATCTGGCCGCAGCCATTATATTTGCAGGTACAAAGTTCCTTCTTGAAGGGAACTTTTTTAAATACGCTGCTTTAGTTTTATTAGCTTCGACATTTCATCAAAGCGCCATCATTTTATTACCGGTATATTTTGTTGTAAGAAGAGAAGCATGGTCTTGGAGTTCTCTCGCTTTTATTTTCGTAGGGACAGGTGCGGCCTTCGGCTATGAGTATTTCTCTGAAATGTTTTTCTCTGCGATCTCAGATACGCAATATGGCGGGTACTCAGAGTTTGAAGAAGGAGGGGCAAACATTGTTAGGGTAGCTGTAGCGGCGTCACCTCTTGTCCTTGCTTATTTTGGACGAGCTCGTCTACGAGAACTCTTTCCTAAAAGTGATTATCTTGTTAACTTAGCGTTATTAGGCACAGTATTCATGCTAATTTCTACACAAAATTGGATTTTTGCCCGTTTTGCTATTTATTTTGAGCTGTTTAACTTAATCTTACTTTCTTGGGTCATTAAAGTATTCAGTGAAAAAGATCAAACATTTATTTACTACATCATCGTTGTGTTATATCTTGGTTATTTCGTTTATGAATATATTATTACATTAAATATCGATTATAGAAGTCAGTACATTCCTTTATTCCAGGACTAA
- a CDS encoding glycosyltransferase family 1 protein, which yields MKKRILHVTGQMNRAGTETMLMNLYRQVHNEIQFDFISYNQNDGHYDDEIRQLGGNVIKLSHPSSIRELSKAIKKHGPYDAVHAHTLFHCGIANAAALIARVPVRVAHAHTTEEACHSFKKWLYMKSMKRLIKLFSTDFYACSERAATFLFGEKTIRQKNYTYFPNVIPYLHFLQRDKNEIAAFKKKWGIKSDIVIGHVGRFIEAKNHHFLLTLLAAIKRKGHSVSLLLIGEGDLKKDIEIKAKNMGLEEDVIFTGLLQDIRTPLYVMDCFVFPSRFEGLGLVLLEAQATGLPCVTSEAIQPEADIKLGLVERLSLTGSIDTWVERILEASAKRETDTTTIKSAFEAGEYNYKNAYIKLQNTYR from the coding sequence GTGAAGAAGAGAATTTTACATGTTACCGGTCAAATGAATCGTGCAGGAACAGAAACGATGTTGATGAACCTTTACCGGCAAGTTCATAACGAGATACAGTTTGATTTTATTTCTTATAACCAAAACGATGGTCATTATGATGACGAAATTCGTCAGTTAGGTGGAAATGTCATTAAGTTAAGTCATCCTTCCTCAATTCGTGAGCTCTCTAAGGCGATTAAAAAGCACGGGCCTTATGATGCTGTGCATGCCCATACATTGTTTCATTGCGGAATCGCGAATGCAGCTGCCTTAATTGCACGTGTTCCTGTAAGGGTCGCTCATGCCCATACAACAGAGGAGGCATGTCATTCTTTTAAAAAGTGGCTTTATATGAAATCAATGAAACGGCTAATTAAGTTGTTTTCAACTGATTTCTACGCGTGCAGTGAGCGTGCAGCTACTTTTTTATTTGGAGAAAAAACGATTAGACAAAAAAATTACACATATTTCCCTAATGTGATTCCCTATCTTCATTTTCTGCAAAGGGATAAAAATGAAATAGCCGCTTTTAAGAAAAAGTGGGGAATTAAATCTGATATCGTAATTGGTCATGTTGGGCGTTTTATAGAAGCTAAAAACCATCATTTTTTGTTAACACTTTTAGCTGCTATTAAACGCAAAGGCCATTCCGTAAGCTTATTGCTCATTGGTGAAGGTGATTTAAAGAAAGACATTGAAATAAAAGCTAAAAATATGGGACTTGAAGAAGATGTCATCTTCACTGGTCTTCTACAAGATATAAGAACACCTTTATATGTAATGGATTGCTTCGTTTTTCCATCCCGTTTCGAAGGATTAGGGCTCGTATTACTAGAAGCACAAGCGACAGGGTTGCCATGCGTCACATCGGAAGCGATTCAGCCGGAAGCAGATATTAAACTCGGTTTAGTAGAGCGTCTTTCATTGACAGGTTCTATTGACACATGGGTGGAACGTATTCTTGAAGCAAGTGCTAAGAGAGAGACTGATACCACTACCATTAAAAGTGCTTTTGAAGCAGGAGAATACAACTATAAGAATGCTTATATAAAGCTGCAAAATACTTATAGGTAA
- a CDS encoding aminotransferase class I/II-fold pyridoxal phosphate-dependent enzyme codes for MVNEAFDTNWVAPVGPHITAFEQEVADYIDVKGAVALSSGTAAIHLALLLLNVGRGDRVFCSSFTFVASANPIMYQGAEPVFIDSEPESWNMSPQALERALKEAAAENQLPKAVIVVHLYGQVAKMQEILRLCKTYDVPVIEDAAESLGATYFGIHSGSMGDFGIFSFNGNKIITTSGGGMLVSNSEKLLERARFLATQAKDPALHYQHSVMGFNYRMSNISAGIGRAQLKSLNGKVEARRSVYKHYVDDLTSIEGISFMPEYHGSFSSRWLTVMLLDQTKLNVTPGQLVTYLNDQMIEARVVWKPLHLQPLFKGTGYYSHSNDNHVAEKLYENGVCLPSGSNLPPKDQQRVIKHIKECLKHSIGREAVI; via the coding sequence ATGGTGAATGAAGCTTTTGATACGAATTGGGTCGCACCCGTGGGGCCACATATTACAGCATTTGAGCAAGAGGTAGCTGATTATATAGATGTAAAAGGAGCCGTAGCATTAAGCTCTGGTACAGCGGCGATTCATTTAGCGTTATTATTGCTTAATGTTGGTCGAGGAGATCGTGTTTTTTGTTCTAGTTTCACATTTGTAGCAAGTGCTAATCCTATTATGTATCAAGGTGCTGAGCCAGTATTTATTGATTCAGAACCGGAGTCTTGGAATATGTCTCCTCAAGCACTAGAGCGCGCATTAAAAGAAGCGGCAGCTGAAAATCAATTACCTAAAGCAGTTATTGTTGTCCATTTATACGGGCAAGTAGCAAAGATGCAAGAAATTTTACGGTTATGTAAAACGTATGATGTTCCGGTGATAGAAGATGCAGCAGAATCTCTAGGTGCTACATACTTCGGTATACATTCTGGAAGTATGGGGGACTTTGGGATCTTTTCTTTTAATGGTAATAAAATTATTACGACCTCGGGAGGTGGCATGCTCGTATCTAACTCTGAGAAATTATTAGAAAGAGCCCGTTTCCTAGCAACTCAAGCTAAAGATCCAGCACTTCATTATCAACACAGTGTCATGGGATTTAATTACCGAATGAGTAATATATCAGCTGGAATAGGACGAGCTCAACTCAAGTCTTTAAACGGAAAAGTAGAAGCTAGACGTTCTGTTTATAAACATTATGTCGATGATCTCACATCAATTGAAGGTATCAGTTTTATGCCTGAATATCATGGTTCTTTTTCAAGCAGGTGGTTAACGGTGATGCTACTTGATCAGACGAAGCTGAATGTCACTCCTGGGCAGCTCGTAACCTATTTAAATGATCAAATGATTGAAGCAAGGGTCGTCTGGAAACCTCTTCATCTTCAACCGTTATTTAAAGGAACCGGTTATTATTCGCACAGCAATGATAATCATGTAGCAGAAAAATTATATGAAAATGGTGTTTGTCTCCCGTCTGGATCGAACTTACCTCCCAAAGACCAACAACGTGTGATTAAACACATAAAAGAATGCCTCAAGCATTCAATTGGTCGGGAGGCGGTTATTTAA
- a CDS encoding glycosyltransferase family 2 protein has product MNEKSIDISVIVPVYNVADFVLPCLNSIRAQTFKNIEVLIINDGSRDGSADLCEEFARTDDRFTVIHQQNAGLSAARNTGIKRAAGSYLAFIDGDDKIDPLMLETLFQLCESSKSEIAVCGMGKEIDGRPVFKQPETNLIKHFNTTEAMRELFKGELYRFAACNKLYKKELFSTVTFPTGRIHEDLQTTYKVIGQAKRLTFTDYIGYIYVQRSDSILNKAYHEDRLDSFRGWDDIIFYMNEKFPDLKDIYLSCYAYWAADHTFYILNQVANGATKRCYLRTIQAHVKKHYKQLMKIEGLSIKYKYLLTMLRFNITLVKMNYQVKKALRKAS; this is encoded by the coding sequence ATGAATGAAAAGAGTATTGATATTTCAGTTATTGTTCCGGTCTATAACGTAGCTGATTTTGTCTTACCCTGTTTAAATAGTATTCGAGCCCAAACTTTCAAAAATATCGAAGTCCTTATTATTAATGATGGATCTCGTGATGGAAGTGCTGACCTATGTGAAGAGTTTGCTAGGACAGACGATCGTTTCACCGTTATTCATCAACAAAATGCTGGGTTATCTGCAGCGAGAAATACTGGGATCAAGCGTGCTGCAGGTTCCTATTTAGCGTTTATAGACGGTGATGATAAAATTGATCCGCTCATGTTAGAAACGTTATTCCAATTATGTGAGTCTTCAAAAAGTGAGATAGCCGTATGTGGTATGGGGAAAGAAATAGACGGCCGTCCTGTTTTTAAACAACCAGAAACGAATTTAATTAAACACTTTAATACGACAGAGGCTATGAGGGAACTTTTCAAAGGAGAGCTTTATCGTTTTGCTGCTTGTAATAAGCTGTATAAAAAAGAGCTCTTCTCCACTGTGACCTTTCCAACTGGTAGAATTCATGAAGATCTCCAAACGACGTATAAAGTAATCGGCCAAGCAAAACGTCTTACCTTTACAGACTATATCGGCTATATTTACGTGCAACGGAGTGACAGCATTCTTAATAAAGCTTATCATGAAGACCGGTTGGATTCATTCAGAGGATGGGATGACATTATCTTTTATATGAATGAAAAATTTCCTGATCTGAAAGACATCTACCTCTCATGTTATGCCTATTGGGCCGCTGATCATACGTTTTATATATTGAATCAAGTAGCTAACGGTGCTACGAAGCGGTGTTATCTACGGACCATACAAGCTCATGTGAAAAAACATTATAAGCAGCTCATGAAGATAGAAGGCCTATCAATTAAGTACAAATATTTATTAACGATGTTGCGGTTCAATATCACGTTAGTGAAGATGAATTACCAAGTAAAAAAGGCGCTGAGGAAGGCGTCTTAA